A DNA window from Streptomyces sp. 71268 contains the following coding sequences:
- a CDS encoding thioredoxin domain-containing protein, translating into MSHNRKDKRSARERLQEQRAKDEARQKRKRAYIAAGIIVVVLGAVGGIGALIASQSGDDEADARGPVVDPKGATGEKRVAIPAGAANAPATLTVFEDFRCPGCAGFENGFRKTITELREAGQLRTEYHLVRLIDGNLGGSGSLRAANAAACAQDAGKFPAYHDLLYQNQPREQDDAFADRGYLIELAGKVSGLDTPAFRACVNKGTHDSWVQKVDKAFEKSGHGATPTVLLNGENVYGDQDDPLTPEKLKKEVAEAARKKGR; encoded by the coding sequence GTGAGTCACAACCGTAAGGACAAGCGCAGCGCTCGCGAGCGGCTGCAGGAACAGCGCGCGAAGGACGAGGCGCGACAGAAGCGGAAGCGCGCCTACATCGCGGCCGGGATCATCGTCGTGGTGCTCGGCGCGGTGGGCGGCATCGGCGCCCTGATCGCCAGCCAGAGCGGCGACGACGAAGCGGACGCGCGGGGCCCGGTGGTCGACCCCAAGGGCGCCACGGGCGAGAAGCGGGTGGCCATTCCGGCCGGCGCGGCCAACGCGCCCGCGACCCTCACCGTGTTCGAGGACTTCCGCTGCCCCGGCTGCGCCGGCTTCGAGAACGGCTTCCGCAAGACGATCACCGAACTGCGTGAGGCGGGCCAGCTCAGGACCGAGTACCACCTGGTCCGGCTGATCGACGGGAACCTGGGCGGCAGCGGCTCGCTGCGCGCGGCCAACGCCGCCGCCTGCGCCCAGGACGCCGGGAAGTTCCCCGCGTACCACGACCTGCTCTACCAGAACCAGCCACGCGAGCAGGACGACGCGTTCGCCGACCGGGGCTACCTGATCGAGCTGGCGGGCAAGGTGTCGGGCCTGGACACCCCGGCCTTCCGGGCCTGCGTGAACAAGGGCACCCACGACAGCTGGGTGCAGAAGGTGGACAAGGCGTTCGAGAAGTCGGGCCACGGGGCCACGCCGACGGTCCTGCTCAACGGCGAGAACGTCTACGGGGACCAGGACGACCCGCTGACCCCGGAGAAGCTGAAGAAGGAGGTGGCGGAGGCGGCCAGGAAGAAGGGCCGCTGA
- the lgt gene encoding prolipoprotein diacylglyceryl transferase: MDLAYIPSPSSGVIDLGPIPLRGYAFCIIIGVFVAVWYGGRRWVARGGQVGTVADIAVWAVPFGLVGGRLYHVITDYQLYFGEGEDWVDAFKIWQGGLGIWGAIALGALGAWIGCRRRGIPMPAYADALAPGIALAQAIGRWGNWFNQELFGKATDLPWALKIDADSDTGTLAGTYHPTFLYESLWCVGVALLVIWADRRFTLGHGRAFALYVAAYTVGRFWIEYLRVDDAHEVLGLRLNNWTSIVVFLAAVAYMVISARHSPGRETVVEPAAVGDGGDPSDGEPAAAQAAPAGASRVSTVKEPRGARPSSADEDGATGGAGDAAPSKKG, encoded by the coding sequence ATGGACCTCGCTTACATCCCCAGCCCCTCATCCGGCGTGATCGACCTCGGGCCGATCCCGCTGCGCGGCTACGCGTTCTGCATCATCATCGGCGTCTTCGTCGCGGTCTGGTACGGCGGGCGGCGCTGGGTCGCCCGTGGCGGCCAGGTCGGCACGGTGGCCGACATCGCCGTCTGGGCCGTGCCCTTCGGCCTGGTCGGCGGGCGGCTGTACCACGTCATCACCGACTACCAGCTCTACTTCGGTGAGGGCGAGGACTGGGTCGACGCCTTCAAGATCTGGCAGGGCGGCCTCGGCATCTGGGGTGCCATCGCGCTCGGCGCGCTCGGCGCGTGGATCGGCTGTCGCCGCCGGGGCATCCCGATGCCGGCGTACGCGGACGCGCTCGCCCCGGGCATCGCCCTCGCCCAGGCGATCGGCCGCTGGGGCAACTGGTTCAACCAGGAACTCTTCGGCAAGGCGACCGACCTCCCGTGGGCGCTGAAGATCGACGCGGACAGCGACACCGGCACCCTCGCCGGCACCTACCACCCGACGTTCCTGTACGAGTCGCTGTGGTGCGTGGGCGTGGCGCTGCTGGTGATCTGGGCGGACCGCCGCTTCACCCTCGGCCACGGCCGGGCCTTCGCGCTGTACGTCGCGGCGTACACGGTGGGCCGGTTCTGGATCGAGTACCTGCGCGTGGACGACGCGCACGAGGTGCTCGGCCTGCGGCTGAACAACTGGACCTCGATCGTCGTCTTCCTGGCGGCGGTGGCCTACATGGTGATCTCGGCGCGGCACAGCCCGGGCCGCGAGACGGTGGTCGAGCCGGCCGCGGTGGGCGACGGGGGCGACCCGTCGGACGGCGAACCCGCCGCCGCTCAGGCGGCACCGGCCGGGGCGTCCCGGGTCTCCACGGTGAAGGAGCCGAGGGGCGCGCGCCCGTCGTCGGCCGACGAGGACGGGGCGACCGGCGGGGCCGGGGACGCCGCGCCGTCGAAGAAGGGCTGA
- a CDS encoding VIT1/CCC1 transporter family protein: MSVIAAAEPPHVAHRDNHTHRDVNGGWLRPAVFGAMDGLVSNLALMTGVAGGAVSQQTIVITGLAGLAAGAFSMAAGEYTSVASQRELVLAELEVERRELRKHPGDEMLELAALYESRGVEPALAREVARQLSADPERALEVHAREELGVDPDDLPSPLTAALSSFGAFALGALLPLLPYLLGASSLWPAVLLALVGLFGCGAVVARVTARSWWFSGLRQLALGGAAAGVTYALGALFGTAVG, from the coding sequence ATGTCCGTCATCGCCGCCGCGGAACCGCCCCACGTCGCCCACCGTGACAACCACACCCACCGCGACGTCAACGGAGGCTGGCTGCGGCCAGCGGTCTTCGGCGCCATGGACGGCCTCGTCTCCAACCTGGCCCTGATGACCGGTGTCGCGGGCGGCGCCGTCAGCCAGCAGACGATCGTGATCACCGGCCTCGCCGGGCTCGCGGCCGGCGCGTTCTCGATGGCCGCGGGGGAGTACACGTCGGTGGCCTCGCAGCGCGAACTCGTGCTGGCCGAGCTGGAGGTCGAGCGCCGCGAGCTGCGCAAGCACCCGGGCGACGAGATGCTGGAGCTGGCGGCCCTGTACGAGTCGCGCGGGGTCGAGCCGGCGCTCGCCCGCGAGGTGGCCAGGCAGCTCTCGGCGGACCCGGAGCGGGCGCTTGAGGTGCACGCCCGCGAGGAGCTGGGCGTGGACCCGGACGACCTCCCCTCGCCGCTGACGGCGGCGCTTTCCTCGTTCGGCGCCTTCGCGCTGGGCGCCCTGCTGCCTCTGCTCCCGTACCTGCTCGGCGCCTCGTCCCTGTGGCCCGCCGTCCTGCTGGCGCTGGTCGGGCTGTTCGGGTGCGGCGCCGTCGTGGCGCGGGTGACGGCCAGGTCGTGGTGGTTCAGCGGGCTGCGGCAACTGGCGCTCGGCGGGGCCGCGGCCGGCGTGACGTACGCCCTCGGTGCACTGTTCGGGACCGCCGTCGGGTGA
- the gltB gene encoding glutamate synthase large subunit, with translation MPSVTGSDATAAWSPLQGRPARQGLYDPRNEHDACGVGFVATLTGEPSHELVEQALTVLRNLEHRGATGSDPDSGDGAGILLQVPDAFLRESVAFPLPEAGAYAVGIAFLPGDGPQAAAAVARTEAIAAEEGLAVLGWRVVPVAPELLGSTARATMPAFSQLFVADAAGSLSGIELDRKAFVLRKRAEREAGVYFPSLSARTLVYKGMLTTGQLEPFFPDLSDRRFATAIALVHSRFSTNTFPSWPLAHPYRFVAHNGEINTVQGNRNWMRARESQLASELLAGEGRPIDRLFPVCTPGASDSASFDEVLELLHLGGRSLPHSVLMMIPEAWENSASMDARRRAFYQYHSTMMEPWDGPACVTFTDGTQVGAVLDRNGLRPGRYWVTDEGLVVLSSEVGVLEIDPARVVRKGRLQPGRMFLVDTAEHRIVEDDEIKSALAAEQPYQEWLEAGEIELEDLPEREHIVHTHASVTRRQQTFGYTEEELRVILAPMAANGAEPIGSMGTDSPIAALSDRPRLLFDYFTQLFAQVTNPPLDAIREELVTSLTSSLGPQGNLLEPTAASCRSVTLPFPVIDNDELAKLIHINADGDRDGLGAATLSGLYRVGGGGAALAARIAEICAEADSAIADGARLIVLSDRHSDAEHAPIPSLLLTSAVHHHLIRTKQRTQVGLLVEAGDVREVHHVALLIGYGAAAVNPYLAMESVEDLVRAGTFLSDIEAEAAIRNLIKALGKGVLKVMSKMGISTVASYRGAQVFEAVGLDQGFVDAYFHGTATKIGGAGLDVVATEVAARHAKAYPASGVPSAHRALEIGGEYQWRREGEPHLFDPDTVFRLQHSTRARRYDIFKQYTERVNEQSERLMTLRGLFGLRSERPPVPLEEVEPVSEIVKRFSTGAMSYGSISREAHETLAIAMNQLGGKSNTGEGGEDPERLYDPARRSAIKQVASGRFGVTSEYLVNSDDIQIKMAQGAKPGEGGQLPGHKVYPWVAKTRHSTPGVGLISPPPHHDIYSIEDLAQLIHDLKNANPRARIHVKLVSEVGVGTVAAGVSKAHADVVLISGHDGGTGASPLTSLKHAGGPWELGLAETQQTLLLNGLRDRIVVQTDGQLKTGRDVVVAALLGAEEFGFATAPLVVSGCVMMRVCHLDTCPVGIATQNPVLRERFTGKAEYIVNFFRFIAEEVRELLAELGFRTLEEAVGHAELLDTSRAVEHWKASGLDLAPLLHVPDLPAGAVRHQIAEQDHGLEKALDNELIKLAADALAAPDAAAAQPVRAQVAIRNINRTVGTMLGHEVTKKFGGAGLPDDTIDITFTGSAGQSFGAFVPHGITLRLEGDANDYVGKGLSGGRIVVRPDRGADHLAEYSTIAGNTLAYGATGGEMFLRGRVGERFCVRNSGATVVSEGVGDHGCEYMTGGRAVVLGETGRNFAAGMSGGVAYVIDLDPAQVNRELAAAVEPLDEADTRWLHDVVRRHQEETGSTVAAALLADWEAAARRFSKVFPPTYKAVLAAKDAAERAGLSESETTEKMMEAATHG, from the coding sequence GTGCCTTCCGTGACCGGCAGCGACGCCACTGCCGCCTGGTCACCGCTGCAGGGGCGCCCCGCCCGCCAGGGCCTGTACGACCCCCGTAACGAGCACGACGCCTGTGGCGTCGGCTTCGTCGCAACCCTCACCGGCGAGCCCAGCCACGAGCTGGTCGAACAAGCCCTCACCGTCCTGCGCAACCTGGAGCACCGCGGCGCCACCGGCTCCGACCCGGACTCGGGCGACGGCGCGGGCATCCTGCTCCAGGTGCCGGACGCCTTCCTGCGCGAGAGCGTCGCCTTCCCGCTGCCCGAGGCCGGTGCGTACGCCGTCGGCATCGCCTTCCTGCCCGGTGACGGCCCGCAGGCCGCGGCCGCCGTCGCCCGGACCGAGGCCATCGCCGCCGAGGAGGGCCTGGCCGTCCTCGGCTGGCGGGTCGTGCCCGTCGCCCCCGAACTGCTCGGCAGCACCGCCCGGGCCACCATGCCCGCGTTCTCGCAGCTCTTCGTCGCCGACGCCGCGGGCTCCCTGAGCGGCATCGAACTGGACCGCAAAGCGTTCGTGCTGCGCAAGCGCGCCGAGCGGGAGGCCGGGGTCTACTTCCCCTCCCTGTCCGCGCGCACCCTGGTCTACAAGGGCATGCTAACGACCGGTCAGTTGGAGCCGTTCTTCCCCGACCTGTCCGACCGCAGGTTCGCCACCGCCATCGCGCTGGTGCACTCGCGCTTCTCCACCAACACGTTCCCGTCCTGGCCGCTCGCACACCCGTACCGGTTCGTCGCGCACAACGGCGAGATCAACACCGTGCAGGGCAACCGGAACTGGATGCGGGCGCGCGAGTCGCAGTTGGCCAGCGAACTGCTGGCCGGCGAGGGCCGTCCGATCGACCGGCTCTTCCCCGTCTGCACCCCCGGCGCCTCCGACTCCGCCTCCTTCGACGAGGTTCTCGAACTGCTGCACCTGGGCGGGCGGTCGCTGCCGCACAGCGTGCTGATGATGATCCCCGAGGCGTGGGAGAACAGCGCCTCGATGGACGCCCGGCGGCGCGCGTTCTACCAGTACCACTCCACGATGATGGAGCCCTGGGACGGACCGGCCTGCGTCACCTTCACCGACGGCACCCAGGTCGGCGCCGTACTCGACCGCAACGGGCTGCGCCCGGGCCGCTACTGGGTCACCGACGAGGGCCTGGTCGTGCTCTCCTCCGAGGTCGGCGTCCTGGAGATCGACCCGGCCCGCGTCGTACGCAAGGGCCGGCTCCAGCCCGGCAGGATGTTCCTGGTCGACACCGCCGAGCACCGCATCGTCGAGGACGACGAGATCAAGAGCGCGCTCGCCGCCGAGCAGCCCTACCAGGAGTGGCTGGAGGCCGGCGAGATCGAGCTGGAGGACCTGCCCGAGCGCGAGCACATCGTGCACACCCACGCCTCGGTCACCCGCCGCCAGCAGACCTTCGGCTACACCGAGGAGGAGCTGCGGGTCATCCTCGCGCCGATGGCCGCGAACGGCGCCGAGCCGATCGGCTCGATGGGCACCGACTCGCCCATCGCCGCCCTCTCCGACCGGCCCCGACTCCTCTTCGACTACTTCACCCAGCTCTTCGCGCAGGTCACCAACCCGCCGCTGGACGCCATCCGCGAGGAGCTGGTCACCTCGCTGACCTCCTCGCTCGGCCCACAGGGCAACCTCCTCGAACCGACCGCGGCCTCCTGCCGCAGCGTCACCCTGCCCTTCCCGGTGATCGACAACGACGAGCTGGCCAAGCTCATCCACATCAACGCCGACGGCGACCGGGACGGGCTCGGCGCCGCCACGCTCTCCGGCCTGTACCGGGTCGGCGGCGGGGGAGCGGCGCTGGCCGCGCGGATCGCCGAGATCTGCGCCGAGGCCGACTCGGCCATCGCCGACGGCGCCCGCCTCATCGTCCTCTCGGACCGGCACTCCGACGCCGAGCACGCCCCCATCCCCTCGCTGCTGCTCACCTCGGCCGTCCACCACCACCTCATCCGCACCAAGCAGCGCACCCAGGTGGGGCTGCTCGTGGAGGCCGGCGACGTGCGCGAGGTGCACCACGTCGCGCTGCTCATCGGCTACGGCGCCGCGGCCGTCAACCCGTACCTGGCCATGGAGTCCGTCGAGGACCTGGTGCGCGCGGGGACCTTCCTGTCCGACATCGAGGCCGAGGCGGCGATCCGCAACCTCATCAAGGCGCTCGGCAAGGGCGTGCTCAAGGTGATGTCCAAGATGGGCATCTCCACCGTCGCCTCCTACCGCGGCGCGCAGGTCTTCGAGGCCGTCGGCCTGGACCAGGGGTTCGTGGACGCGTACTTCCACGGCACCGCCACCAAGATCGGCGGCGCGGGCCTGGACGTGGTGGCCACCGAGGTCGCGGCCCGGCACGCCAAGGCGTACCCGGCCAGCGGCGTGCCGTCCGCGCACCGCGCCCTGGAGATCGGCGGCGAGTACCAGTGGCGGCGCGAGGGCGAGCCGCACCTGTTCGACCCGGACACCGTCTTCCGGCTCCAGCACTCCACCCGCGCCCGCCGGTACGACATCTTCAAGCAGTACACGGAGCGGGTGAACGAGCAGTCCGAGCGGCTGATGACGCTGCGCGGCCTGTTCGGCCTGAGGTCCGAGCGGCCGCCGGTCCCGCTGGAGGAGGTCGAGCCCGTCTCCGAGATCGTCAAGCGGTTCTCGACCGGCGCCATGTCGTACGGCTCCATCTCGCGCGAGGCGCACGAGACGCTGGCCATCGCGATGAACCAGCTCGGGGGCAAGTCCAACACCGGCGAGGGCGGCGAGGACCCGGAGCGGCTGTACGACCCGGCGCGGCGCTCGGCCATCAAGCAGGTGGCCTCCGGCCGGTTCGGCGTCACCAGCGAGTACCTGGTCAACTCCGACGACATCCAGATCAAGATGGCCCAGGGCGCCAAGCCCGGCGAGGGCGGCCAACTGCCGGGCCACAAGGTCTACCCGTGGGTGGCCAAGACCCGGCACTCCACGCCCGGCGTCGGCCTCATCTCGCCGCCGCCGCACCACGACATCTACTCCATCGAGGACCTCGCCCAGCTCATCCACGACCTGAAGAACGCCAACCCGCGCGCCCGCATCCACGTCAAGCTGGTCAGCGAGGTCGGTGTCGGCACGGTCGCGGCGGGCGTCTCCAAGGCGCACGCGGACGTCGTGCTGATCTCCGGCCACGACGGCGGCACCGGCGCCTCCCCGCTCACCTCGCTCAAGCACGCGGGCGGCCCCTGGGAGCTGGGCCTGGCCGAGACGCAGCAGACGCTGCTGCTCAACGGGTTGCGCGACCGCATCGTCGTGCAGACCGACGGCCAGCTCAAGACCGGCCGCGACGTGGTCGTCGCGGCGCTGCTGGGCGCCGAGGAGTTCGGGTTCGCGACCGCGCCGCTGGTGGTCTCGGGCTGCGTGATGATGCGCGTGTGCCACCTGGACACCTGCCCGGTGGGCATCGCCACCCAGAACCCGGTGCTGCGCGAGCGGTTCACCGGCAAGGCCGAGTACATCGTCAACTTCTTCCGGTTCATCGCCGAAGAGGTCCGCGAGCTCCTGGCCGAACTGGGCTTCCGCACCCTGGAGGAGGCCGTCGGGCACGCCGAACTCCTGGACACCTCGCGGGCCGTGGAGCACTGGAAGGCCAGCGGCCTGGACCTGGCGCCGCTGCTGCACGTACCGGACCTGCCGGCCGGCGCCGTCCGGCACCAGATCGCCGAGCAGGACCACGGCCTGGAGAAGGCGCTGGACAACGAGCTGATCAAGCTGGCGGCCGACGCGCTGGCCGCGCCGGACGCCGCCGCCGCGCAGCCGGTGCGCGCCCAGGTCGCCATCCGCAACATCAACCGGACCGTGGGCACCATGCTCGGCCACGAGGTGACGAAGAAGTTCGGCGGCGCCGGCCTGCCCGACGACACCATCGACATCACCTTCACCGGCTCGGCCGGCCAGTCCTTCGGCGCCTTCGTACCGCACGGCATCACGCTGCGCCTGGAGGGCGACGCCAACGACTACGTCGGCAAGGGCCTGTCCGGCGGCCGGATCGTCGTCCGCCCCGACCGCGGGGCCGACCACCTGGCCGAGTACTCCACCATCGCGGGCAACACCCTCGCCTACGGGGCCACCGGCGGCGAGATGTTCCTGCGCGGCCGGGTCGGCGAGCGGTTCTGCGTGCGCAACTCGGGCGCGACCGTCGTCTCCGAGGGCGTGGGCGACCACGGCTGCGAGTACATGACCGGCGGCCGGGCCGTGGTGCTCGGCGAGACCGGGCGCAACTTCGCCGCCGGCATGTCCGGTGGCGTCGCGTACGTCATCGACCTCGACCCGGCCCAGGTCAACCGCGAACTGGCCGCGGCCGTCGAGCCGTTGGACGAGGCCGACACGCGGTGGCTGCACGACGTGGTGCGCCGCCACCAGGAGGAGACCGGCTCCACCGTGGCCGCGGCCCTCCTCGCCGACTGGGAAGCCGCGGCACGCCGCTTCAGCAAGGTCTTCCCGCCCACCTACAAGGCCGTGCTCGCCGCCAAGGACGCCGCCGAGCGAGCCGGACTCTCCGAGTCCGAGACCACCGAGAAGATGATGGAGGCGGCGACGCATGGCTGA
- a CDS encoding glutamate synthase subunit beta: MADPKGFLTTDREVAATRPVGERVRDWNEVYVPGSLLPIISKQAGRCMDCGIPFCHNGCPLGNLIPEWNDYAYREDWSEASERLHATNNFPEFTGRLCPAPCEAACVLGINQAPVTIKNVEVTIIDKAWESGDVTPQPPERLSGKTVAVIGSGPAGLAAAQQLTRAGHTVAVFERADRIGGLLRYGIPEFKMEKRHINRRIEQMRAEGTKFRTEVEIGRDIDAADLRRRYDAVVIAAGATVSRDLPVPGRELNGIHAAMEYLPLANKVQEGDFVAPPITAEGKHVVVIGGGDTGADCVGTAHRQGAASVTQLEIMPRPSEERPGHQPWPTFPMLYKVTSAHEEGGERVYSVSTTHFEGDADGNVKFLHLVEVEFKDGKFEQKPGTERRIPAELVTLAMGFTGIDQSNGLVEQFGLDLDGRGNVARDANFATNVDGVYVAGDAGRGQSLIVWAIAEGRSAARAVDAYLTGASALPAPIRPTDRALTV, translated from the coding sequence ATGGCTGACCCCAAGGGCTTTCTGACCACGGACCGCGAGGTCGCCGCGACCCGCCCCGTCGGCGAGCGCGTCAGGGACTGGAACGAGGTCTACGTCCCCGGCTCGCTGCTGCCGATCATCAGCAAGCAGGCGGGCCGCTGCATGGACTGCGGCATCCCGTTCTGCCACAACGGCTGCCCGCTCGGGAACCTCATCCCCGAGTGGAACGACTACGCCTACCGCGAGGACTGGAGCGAGGCCAGCGAGCGGCTGCACGCGACGAACAACTTCCCGGAATTCACCGGGCGGCTGTGCCCGGCGCCGTGCGAGGCCGCGTGTGTGCTCGGCATCAACCAGGCGCCCGTGACCATCAAGAACGTCGAGGTCACCATCATCGACAAGGCGTGGGAGTCCGGCGACGTGACCCCGCAGCCGCCCGAGCGGCTGTCCGGCAAGACCGTCGCCGTCATCGGCTCGGGCCCGGCCGGCCTGGCCGCCGCCCAGCAGCTCACCCGCGCCGGCCACACCGTCGCCGTCTTCGAGCGGGCCGACCGCATCGGCGGGCTGCTGCGCTACGGCATCCCCGAGTTCAAGATGGAGAAGCGGCACATCAACCGCCGCATCGAGCAGATGCGCGCGGAGGGCACCAAGTTCCGCACCGAGGTGGAGATCGGCCGCGACATCGACGCCGCCGACCTGCGCCGGCGTTACGACGCGGTGGTCATCGCGGCGGGCGCCACCGTCTCCCGCGACCTGCCGGTGCCAGGACGCGAGCTGAACGGCATCCACGCCGCGATGGAGTACCTGCCGCTGGCCAACAAGGTGCAGGAGGGCGACTTCGTCGCGCCGCCCATCACCGCCGAGGGCAAGCACGTGGTGGTCATCGGCGGCGGCGACACCGGCGCCGACTGCGTGGGCACCGCCCACCGCCAGGGCGCGGCCTCCGTCACCCAGCTCGAGATCATGCCCCGGCCGAGCGAGGAGCGCCCGGGCCACCAGCCCTGGCCCACCTTCCCGATGCTCTACAAGGTCACCTCGGCCCACGAGGAGGGCGGCGAGCGGGTCTACTCCGTCTCCACCACCCACTTCGAGGGCGACGCGGACGGGAACGTGAAGTTCCTGCACCTGGTCGAGGTCGAGTTCAAGGACGGCAAGTTCGAGCAGAAGCCGGGCACCGAGCGCAGGATCCCGGCCGAGCTGGTCACCCTCGCGATGGGCTTCACCGGCATCGACCAGAGCAACGGTCTGGTCGAGCAGTTTGGCCTGGACCTGGACGGACGGGGTAACGTCGCCCGGGACGCGAACTTCGCCACCAACGTGGACGGGGTCTACGTCGCCGGTGACGCGGGCCGAGGCCAGTCGCTCATCGTCTGGGCCATCGCCGAGGGCCGCTCGGCGGCCCGCGCGGTGGACGCCTACCTGACCGGCGCCAGCGCCCTGCCCGCACCGATCCGCCCCACGGACCGGGCCCTGACCGTCTGA
- a CDS encoding MarR family transcriptional regulator translates to MTAADQPPDRSARPAEPAPEAAPADPVAAIAAAWERERPGTPVSSIGIVTPIWRLAKLLGDDRRRVLARAGIDAATLDLLSVLRRQGPPYTLSTRELGERSLVTAGAVSQRVARAERDGLVTRAPGTGRPRTVQVTLTEAGHALVESTVNQALTREADLLTGLTAEQQRELTELLRLLLSDVQRRLGDDRITHVGQE, encoded by the coding sequence ATGACCGCGGCCGACCAGCCACCGGACCGTTCCGCCCGCCCCGCGGAACCTGCGCCGGAGGCGGCCCCCGCCGACCCGGTCGCCGCCATCGCCGCCGCCTGGGAGCGCGAGCGGCCCGGCACACCCGTCTCCTCGATCGGGATCGTCACTCCGATCTGGCGGCTGGCGAAGCTGCTCGGCGACGACCGCCGACGGGTCCTGGCCCGGGCCGGGATCGACGCCGCGACGCTGGACCTGCTGAGCGTGCTGCGCCGCCAGGGCCCGCCGTACACCCTGAGCACCCGCGAACTCGGCGAACGCTCCCTGGTCACCGCCGGCGCCGTCTCCCAGCGGGTGGCCCGGGCCGAACGCGACGGCCTGGTCACCCGCGCCCCCGGCACCGGCCGCCCCCGCACGGTCCAGGTCACCCTGACGGAGGCCGGCCACGCGCTGGTCGAGTCCACGGTGAACCAGGCCCTGACCCGGGAGGCCGACCTGCTGACGGGCCTGACGGCCGAGCAGCAACGGGAGTTGACGGAGCTGCTTCGCCTGCTGCTCAGCGACGTGCAGCGGCGGCTCGGGGACGACCGGATCACGCACGTGGGGCAGGAGTGA
- a CDS encoding SDR family oxidoreductase → MPRTILVTGAGTGIGRAVARHFAAAGDAVFLTGRRRDPLAATADEVGGTPLVCDHTDPTRVAALLDALPDRLDVLVNNAGGNTDFGAGGESDGADPAASLHAFATRFRANLDANLVSAALTTHAVSDRLAGGGAVVHIGSIAADQGAGSYGAAKAGLAAWNLDLAAELGARDITANVVSPGYVAETEFFGDVLTAERRAQLVAATAVGRAGVPDDVAGAVAYLCSPAARHVTGQVLNVNGGARMTR, encoded by the coding sequence ATGCCCCGCACCATCCTGGTCACCGGCGCCGGCACGGGCATCGGCCGGGCCGTCGCCCGGCACTTCGCCGCCGCGGGCGACGCCGTCTTCCTCACCGGCCGTCGGCGCGACCCGCTGGCCGCCACCGCCGACGAGGTCGGTGGCACCCCGCTGGTGTGCGACCACACCGACCCGACGCGGGTGGCGGCGCTGCTCGACGCGTTGCCGGACCGCCTCGACGTGTTGGTCAACAACGCGGGCGGGAACACCGACTTCGGCGCCGGTGGGGAGTCCGACGGCGCCGACCCGGCCGCATCGCTGCACGCCTTCGCCACCCGCTTCCGGGCCAACCTCGACGCCAACCTGGTCAGCGCCGCGCTGACCACCCACGCCGTCTCCGACCGGCTGGCCGGCGGCGGGGCCGTGGTGCACATCGGGTCCATCGCGGCCGACCAGGGCGCCGGCTCGTACGGCGCGGCCAAGGCCGGCCTGGCCGCCTGGAACCTCGACCTCGCGGCGGAGCTGGGCGCCCGGGACATCACGGCCAACGTCGTCTCGCCCGGCTATGTCGCCGAGACCGAGTTCTTCGGCGACGTGCTGACCGCCGAGCGTCGGGCCCAGCTCGTGGCCGCCACCGCCGTGGGGCGCGCCGGGGTGCCGGACGACGTGGCGGGCGCGGTGGCCTATCTGTGCTCGCCGGCCGCGCGGCACGTCACGGGCCAGGTCCTGAACGTCAACGGCGGGGCGCGGATGACGCGTTGA
- a CDS encoding GntR family transcriptional regulator has protein sequence MRVIEYRIDRRAGVATYLQIVQQTKQALRLGLLQPGDRLPTAKEVVAATAINPNTVLKAYRELEREGLVEPRPGLGTFVRRSLARPEAAAGSPLRAELVAWMDRAREAGLDREDVAALFASVLDECLGDAPPTPN, from the coding sequence ATGCGGGTGATCGAGTACCGCATCGACCGGCGCGCCGGCGTCGCCACGTATCTGCAGATCGTCCAGCAGACGAAGCAGGCGCTGCGCCTTGGTCTGTTGCAGCCGGGGGACCGGCTGCCCACGGCCAAGGAGGTCGTCGCGGCCACCGCGATCAATCCGAACACCGTCCTCAAGGCGTACCGCGAGCTGGAGCGCGAGGGCCTGGTCGAACCCCGGCCGGGCCTCGGCACCTTCGTACGGCGCTCCCTCGCGCGGCCGGAGGCCGCCGCCGGGTCGCCGTTGCGCGCGGAGTTGGTGGCGTGGATGGACCGGGCGCGCGAGGCCGGGCTCGACCGGGAGGACGTGGCGGCGCTGTTCGCCTCGGTCCTCGACGAGTGCCTCGGCGACGCACCGCCGACGCCGAACTGA